From Ictidomys tridecemlineatus isolate mIctTri1 chromosome 2, mIctTri1.hap1, whole genome shotgun sequence, the proteins below share one genomic window:
- the Dnajb6 gene encoding dnaJ homolog subfamily B member 6 isoform X2, producing MVDYYEVLGVQRHASPEDIKKAYRKLALRWHPDKNPENKEEAERKFKQVAEAYEVLSDAKKRDIYDKYGKEGLNGGGGGGSHFDSPFEFGFTFRNPDDVFRDFFGGRDPFSFDFFGVLGDFHFQAVRIYTQEKKLHHGYYVYEVTVQPPGGFEEVASEDLEPSEELEQPSFEETVEDSPSDENSEVLDVISSEELDLFSEEEPSEGCSRGQGELLSEELDLISSEEEASPGDTEEFSEDCEELLSEEEQYSGPELEALLVQQ from the exons ATGGTGGATTACTATGAAGTTCTAGGCGTGCAGAGACATGCCTCACCCGAGGATATAAAAAAGGC ATACCGGAAACTTGCACTAAGGTGGCATCCAGATAAAAATCCTGAGAATaaagaagaagcagagagaaaattcaaacaaGTAGCTGAGGCATATGAGGTGTTATCAGATG cTAAAAAACGGGACATCTATGACAAGTATGGCAAAGAAGGCTTAAATGGTGGAGGTGGAG GTGGAAGTCATTTTGACAGTCCTTTTGAGTTTGGCTTCACATTCCGGAACCCAGATGATGTCTTCAGGGACTTTTTTGGTGGAAGGGACCCATTTTCCTTCGACTTCTTTG GTGTTCTAGGGGACTTCCATTTTCAGGCTGTAAGGATTTACACACAGGAAAAGAAGCTGCACCACGGCTACTACGTGTACGAGGTGACTGTGCAGCCTCCTGGCG GGTTCGAGGAAGTGGCCAGTGAGGACTTGGAGCCTAGTGAAGAACTAGAGCAGCCCTCTTTTGAGGAGACAGTGGAAGACTCTCCAAGTGACGAGAACAGTGAGGTTTTGGATGTGATATCCAGCGAGGAGCTGGACCTCTTTAGTGAAGAAGAGCCAAGCGAAGGCTGTAGCCGGGGCCAGGGCGAACTTCTCAGTGAGGAGTTGGACCTCATATCCAGCGAGGAGGAAGCCagccctggggacacagaggagtTCAGCGAGGATTGCGAGGAGCTGCTGAGCGAGGAGGAGCAGTACAGTGGGCCAGAACTTGAGGCACTACTTGTTCAACAATAA